Sequence from the Candidatus Edwardsbacteria bacterium RifOxyA12_full_54_48 genome:
CCATCAGATATTCATTCCTTTGGTGATTCCCTTCCGAAAATCAGTGTTTCCGTGCCTGCACGCTGTAGCGCGGAGTTTACACCGATGCAAGAGGTGGCGCGCAAGCTTGGTAAAAGGTACGTTTAGCCCCTAAATGAAATAATCACTGGAGGAGTTAATGGACAGACAACAGGCTAAGGAGCTTTTGGAGCAGACCATACCCAACAAGAACCTGCAGAAGCACATGCTGGCGGCCGAGGCCTGCATGAAAGGACTGGCGGAGCATTTCGGCGAGGATCAGGATAAGTGGGCCCTGGCCGGTTTGCTGCACGACCTGGATTACGACCGGACCGCCAACGATTTCCCCAACCACGGGCTGGTCACCGCCCAGATGCTGGAGGGCCAGGACATCTCCGAGGACATCATCTACGCCATCAAGGCCCATCCCGGGCATGTGGAGGCCAAATCGAAGATGGACTTTGCCCTGTATGCGGTGGACCCGCTGACCGGCCTGATCGTGGCCGCGGCCCTGATGCATCCCACCAAAAAACTGGCCAATGTGGACGTACCGTTTATCATGAAACGCTACAAGGAAAAGCGCTTTGCGGCCGGGGCCAACCGGGATCAGATCCAGACCTGCGATAGGTTGGGATTATCGTTGGAGGATTTCATTGGCAAGTGCCTGACGGCCATGCAGGGGATAGCTCCAGAGCTTGGGCTTTAATAGGTTTAAACTGTTGAAAATGTTTTAAAAAGGTTCACGAAGGGGATAAAATGCTAAAATCATATAAAGATAAAACACCAAAAATCGATAAGTCGGCCTTTGTGGCCGAGACCGCTGTCATCATCGGCGATGTGGAGATCGGGGAAAGAGCCAGCATCTGGTACGGGGTGGCCATCCGGGCCGACATCAACCATGTCCGGATCGGCCAGGAGACCAACATCCAGGAGAACACCGTCATCCATGTCGATCTGAATGATAGGGGGCTGGGCGACTGCGCCACCATAATTGGC
This genomic interval carries:
- a CDS encoding phosphohydrolase, which gives rise to MDRQQAKELLEQTIPNKNLQKHMLAAEACMKGLAEHFGEDQDKWALAGLLHDLDYDRTANDFPNHGLVTAQMLEGQDISEDIIYAIKAHPGHVEAKSKMDFALYAVDPLTGLIVAAALMHPTKKLANVDVPFIMKRYKEKRFAAGANRDQIQTCDRLGLSLEDFIGKCLTAMQGIAPELGL